A stretch of the Melanotaenia boesemani isolate fMelBoe1 chromosome 24, fMelBoe1.pri, whole genome shotgun sequence genome encodes the following:
- the LOC121635300 gene encoding caspase a-like: protein MMCLEFLVKSSCEKMEKPVKRLLLEMLLDLPDKDLNSFKWRLANLKLHDLPAIRKSHLEGADRIDMVDLMLAYYTADQAVEVTTSILKDLCRNEPVIAERYSPTLIPGLKKKKANRIALLINNKRVKDLILRHGAEKEEQAMLDLLTRLGYEVMAYRDLSAKEMDNALIQFTTHEMILQTDSVFVVILSPGNKTSLFGTDGEKYEINNVYRHLKAKSCPALLNKPKIIIAETYRGDGAVYSDHLGEAELTEDVMTLREKDFVSLLFTSPDTASFRSAVYGSSFIHYVVQVFSLYSFKWNIEELFRKGL from the exons ATGATGTGTCTTGAATTTTTG GTCAAGTCGTCTTGTGAAAAGATGGAGAAGCCTGTAAAGCGGCTGCTGCTGGAAATGCTGCTGGACCTGCCAGATAAAGATCTGAACTCTTTCAAGTGGCGCCTTGCAAATCTAAAGTTACATGATTTGCCGGCCATTAGAAAGAGCCATCTGGAAGGAGCGGACAGGATAGATATGGTGGATTTGATGCTTGCATACTACACCGCTGATCAAGCAGTGGAGGTGACCACCTCCATATTAAAGGATCTCTGCAGGAACG aacCAGTGATAGCGGAGAGATATTCACCAACACTCATCCCCGGCTTAAAA aaaaaaaaggcaaatcgAATAGCCCTGCTAATTAATAATAAACGTGTCAAAGATTTAATTCTTCGACATGGAGCTGAAAAAGAGGAGCAGGCCATGTTAGACCTGCTCACACGTCTGGGATATGAGGTGATGGCTTATAGAGACTTGTCTGCAAAG GAGATGGACAATGCTCTGATTCAGTTCACCACACATGAAATGATCCTCCAGACAGacagtgtgtttgtggtcaTCTTGTCTCCTGGAAATAAGACATCTCTCTTCGGCACTGACGGTGAAAAGTATGAGATCAATAATGTTTACCGACACTTAAAAGCCAAAAGCTGTCCTGCACTGCTCAACAAACCGAAGATCATCATCGCTGAGACCTACAGAGGAG ATGGTGCTGTATATTCTGACCATCTTGGAGAAGCAGAACTCACTGAAGATGTTATGACGCTCAGAGAAAAAGACTTTGTCTCTCTTCTTTTTACCTCCCCAG aCACTGCTTCATTTCGATCTGCAGTGTATGGGTCCAGTTTCATCCATTATGTTGTCCAGGTGTTCAGCCTCTACTCCTTTAAGTGGAACATTGAAGAGCTTTTTAGAAAA